The following proteins come from a genomic window of Palaemon carinicauda isolate YSFRI2023 chromosome 12, ASM3689809v2, whole genome shotgun sequence:
- the LOC137651019 gene encoding protein fem-1 homolog C-like — protein sequence MWESDSCLVVAAGLGHMDCVRYLVERCNTNIKEVGSVSTCKYHVSEASPVWPETLGGHLNIVKYLTSKGACVSLPTYCNSSPLKVACSRRRLDMVKVLVQNGADIEYTDHHPRTCRLLACFKGHSELVNYLLGVGANLERKTLDGKRKHPLLAASRHGHDHIVEYLIAREDLISKEEGINALELLGTTFAEKRQDVAGALKYWKLAMHERCVHSIPVKQDGSQMIFNQHFKEVTTPEQLEEFLGN from the exons ATGTGGGAATCGGATTCCTGCTTGGTAGTGGCAGCAGGGCTTGGGCACATGGACTGCGTGAGGTACCTCGTTGAACGATGCAACACGAATATTAAGGAAGTTGGGTCAG TGTCTACATGCAAATATCACGTATCGGAAGCCTCTCCAGTTTGGCCAGAAACTTTAGGCGGACATTTAAACATCGTAAAGTATCTCACTTCTAAGGGCGCTTGCGTCAGTTTACCGACGTATTGCAACTCCTCTCCGTTAAAAGTGGCTTGTTCTCGTAGGAGGCTGGACATGGTTAAAGTCCTCGTACAGAATGGAGCAG ATATTGAATATACAGACCACCATCCTAGAACGTGCCGGTTGCTGGCATGTTTCAAAGGTCATAGTGAGCTGGTCAATTACCTTTTAGGTGTCGGCGCCAATCTAGAAAGAAAGACATTAGATGGAAAAA GGAAACATCCTTTACTCGCAGCCAGCCGTCATGGACACGATCACATTGTCGAGTACTTGATCGCCAGAGAAGATCTGATATCGAAAGAAGAAGGTATCAATGCTCTAGAGCTACTTGGAACTACGTTTGCCGAGAAAAGGCAAGACGTAGCCGGTGCATTGAAGTACTGGAAATTGGCTATGCATGAAAG GTGTGTTCATAGCATTCCAGTTAAACAAGATGGATCTCAGATGATTTTTAACCAGCACTTCAAAGAGGTAACAACACCAGAACAATTAGAAGAATTTCTGGGAAACTGA